GCTTCGTCGGCCGGCACCTTCTCCAATTATTGTTGGACGATCCGGCGATTCAGCCGATCGCCTTGGTCCGCGACAAGGCCAGCTGGAAGAAACAGGATTGGACGGCCAAGCTCAAGGGCGTGGAGCTGATCGAAGGCTCGGTCACCGAGGCTCAAGCCTGGATCGGCGATAAGCGCTTGAAGGGCCTGGCCGGCGTCTACCATTTGGCGGCCGTGATCCAGCACACCCGCAAGGCTCCCGAGGAAATGTTTCACACCAACGTCGAGGGCTTGGCCTCGATGATCCGAGTGGGCCGCCATTTCAAATGCCGGGTGCTCTTCGTCTCGACCTCGGGCACCGTCGGCTGCTTCGCCGATCCCAAGGCCAAGGCCGATGAGCTGGCGCCTTTCCAGGAAGAGACCGTCGGAAGCTGGCCCTACTACGCGTCCAAGATCGCGGCCGAGCGCCAGGGCCGGGCCCTGGCCGAGAAGCTCGGCGTCGAGCTGGTGATCTTAAGGCCGCCGGTCCTGCTCGGCCCCGGCGACCACCGCGGCCGGGCCACCGCCCACATCTCGCGGCTGCTGCGGGGCAAGCTGCCCTTCATCGTCAACGGCGGCATCCACTTCGTCGACATCCGCGACGTCAGCCGGGCGATGATCCGGGCGATGAAGATCGCGAATCCCAAGCCGGTCTACCATTTCTGCGGAACGACCTATCCGATCGACCGCTTCTTCAAAACCGTTGCCGCCATTGGCGGGGTCGCGCCGCCCAAGGTCGCCCTGCCCGGCCCGGTCGCCGCGCTCTTGGCCAAGGTCTCGGGCCTGCTCGACAAGGTCCTGCCGCCGCAAAAGCATCCGATCTTGCCCGATCCGGTGGTCTTCGAGATGGCCTCGAAGCATTGGGGCTTGAGCTCGCTCTACGCCGAAAAAGATTTGGGCTTCGTCTCGCGCGATTCGATCGCGACGCTTTCCGACACCATTGCGTGGCTCAAGCTCAATGACCCGGAGCTAAAGAAGGAGTACGCCGGAGCCTTGGAGACGG
This window of the bacterium genome carries:
- a CDS encoding NAD-dependent epimerase/dehydratase family protein, giving the protein MQKTPYLVTGATGFVGRHLLQLLLDDPAIQPIALVRDKASWKKQDWTAKLKGVELIEGSVTEAQAWIGDKRLKGLAGVYHLAAVIQHTRKAPEEMFHTNVEGLASMIRVGRHFKCRVLFVSTSGTVGCFADPKAKADELAPFQEETVGSWPYYASKIAAERQGRALAEKLGVELVILRPPVLLGPGDHRGRATAHISRLLRGKLPFIVNGGIHFVDIRDVSRAMIRAMKIANPKPVYHFCGTTYPIDRFFKTVAAIGGVAPPKVALPGPVAALLAKVSGLLDKVLPPQKHPILPDPVVFEMASKHWGLSSLYAEKDLGFVSRDSIATLSDTIAWLKLNDPELKKEYAGALETATNTHAS